The proteins below are encoded in one region of Qipengyuania pelagi:
- a CDS encoding phospholipase D-like domain-containing protein has protein sequence MIQRAASHAFGNTALSAIGLSVAKHAVGHPGLTGVALVEDGIDAFAIRSRLIAAAERSIDLQYYIWRDDLTGNLLLEDLRRAAARGVRVRLLVDDNGIPGLDRKLRWLASHRNFEIRIFNPFRNRHFKPLDFLLDFHRVNRRMHSKSFTVDNQITCVGGRNVGDEYFANREQGIFADVDALCVGAVVQEVSECFDAFWNFPAAVEIDCIVKEDPKQYAASGATDFTRSVSGPSATDYLSRAAGSVLLERARAGRIEFEWVPVELVSDRPAKVLGQSRQGDLMASVLRGLIGQPERELLVVSGYFVPTSSGARAFAQMARNGVDVRVLTNSFASTDVAMVHAGYAKHRHFLVKSGVRLYEMPAPGDRPKTTRKSLRRPSPRNTNENATLHAKMFAVDGRRVFVGSFNFDPRSFALNTELGIVIQSENLAAQMHHAFDTMIASGSYKIVVDDKGRLNWMDMRDDVRQCELAEPGTTWWSRVLTRLLSKTPIDWLL, from the coding sequence ATGATACAGCGCGCAGCTTCTCATGCGTTCGGAAATACGGCACTTTCCGCAATCGGCTTGAGTGTCGCTAAGCACGCGGTGGGCCATCCCGGCCTGACGGGCGTTGCACTTGTCGAGGACGGCATAGACGCGTTTGCCATCCGCTCTCGACTCATCGCCGCGGCCGAAAGATCGATCGACCTGCAATATTACATCTGGCGCGACGATCTGACCGGTAATCTCCTGCTGGAAGACTTGCGCAGAGCGGCAGCGCGGGGTGTACGGGTCCGTCTGCTGGTTGACGATAACGGCATTCCCGGCCTCGACCGCAAATTGCGCTGGCTGGCCAGCCACCGCAATTTCGAAATCCGCATTTTCAATCCGTTTCGAAACCGACACTTCAAGCCGCTCGATTTCCTGCTGGATTTCCACCGCGTCAATCGCAGGATGCATTCGAAAAGCTTTACAGTCGACAATCAGATAACCTGTGTCGGCGGGCGTAATGTCGGAGACGAGTACTTCGCCAACCGAGAGCAGGGGATTTTTGCCGATGTGGATGCGCTTTGCGTAGGCGCGGTGGTGCAAGAAGTCTCCGAATGTTTCGATGCGTTCTGGAATTTTCCCGCTGCAGTCGAAATCGACTGCATCGTGAAGGAAGATCCGAAGCAGTACGCGGCAAGCGGGGCAACTGATTTCACGCGGTCAGTTTCCGGCCCCTCCGCGACCGATTATCTAAGCCGTGCCGCCGGATCTGTTTTGCTTGAGCGTGCGCGGGCCGGACGGATTGAATTCGAATGGGTGCCCGTCGAGCTGGTCAGCGATCGGCCCGCCAAGGTTCTCGGACAATCGCGTCAAGGCGATCTCATGGCTAGCGTCCTCAGGGGTCTCATCGGTCAACCGGAAAGGGAATTGCTCGTCGTTTCGGGCTATTTCGTGCCGACCTCATCAGGTGCCAGGGCCTTTGCGCAAATGGCACGCAACGGGGTCGATGTGCGCGTCCTGACCAATTCCTTTGCTTCGACCGATGTCGCTATGGTTCATGCCGGATATGCAAAGCATCGGCATTTTCTCGTGAAGTCGGGGGTGCGTCTGTATGAGATGCCTGCCCCTGGAGACCGGCCCAAGACCACCCGCAAATCTCTGCGTCGACCTTCGCCGCGCAACACAAACGAGAATGCCACCCTGCATGCCAAGATGTTCGCTGTAGACGGCCGTCGGGTCTTTGTCGGTTCTTTCAATTTCGATCCGCGCTCTTTCGCTCTCAATACTGAGCTCGGGATCGTCATCCAGAGTGAGAATCTGGCGGCACAGATGCACCACGCCTTCGATACCATGATCGCGTCCGGCTCCTACAAAATCGTCGTGGATGACAAAGGCCGACTGAACTGGATGGACATGCGCGACGATGTCCGTCAATGTGAACTGGCCGAGCCTGGAACCACATGGTGGTCGCGAGTGCTCACTCGCCTTCTCAGCAAAACGCCGATCGATTGGCTGCTGTGA
- a CDS encoding multicopper oxidase family protein codes for MIYVRDSASEALDLPNDYGIDDIPLVVQDRAFARDGSLVYSTRMHNIMMGMMGDTMLVNGVVEPVFEAKSDRLRLRLVNGSNARFYRFGFDDGRSFHQIGTDGGLLAAPLPTDNVVLAPGERAQVIVDVSDGRPVSLLADGLEIMGMGNRGRGMRGPGPTRDSDRPTDNWMMGERERRDGMMGGMMDERRRFTVLDIRPAASRRRAIAMPRQLATLPQIDPGDAVRTRRFVLDMGMGMRMMRGGGFTINGKSMDMQRIDETVRVDTTEIWQVENASMMAHPFHIHDVQFRILDRNGRAPDATEQGLKDTVVVYPGEAVRLLLRFEDYTDPDLPYMYHCHILEHEDAGMMGQFTVTA; via the coding sequence ATGATCTACGTCCGCGACAGCGCGAGCGAGGCGCTCGACCTTCCAAACGACTATGGCATCGATGATATACCGCTGGTCGTACAGGATCGCGCTTTCGCGCGCGATGGAAGCCTCGTTTATTCCACACGCATGCATAATATCATGATGGGAATGATGGGTGACACGATGCTGGTCAACGGCGTCGTCGAGCCCGTCTTCGAGGCAAAGTCCGATCGTTTGAGGCTGCGACTAGTCAATGGCTCGAACGCACGCTTTTACCGTTTCGGGTTCGACGATGGCCGCAGCTTCCATCAGATCGGAACCGACGGCGGTTTGCTCGCCGCGCCGCTGCCAACCGACAATGTTGTTCTCGCTCCCGGCGAACGCGCGCAGGTAATCGTCGATGTCAGCGATGGAAGGCCGGTTTCGCTGCTTGCGGACGGGCTCGAAATCATGGGCATGGGAAATAGGGGCCGGGGAATGAGAGGGCCCGGACCCACGCGCGATTCCGACCGGCCGACGGACAATTGGATGATGGGCGAACGGGAGCGTCGCGATGGGATGATGGGCGGTATGATGGATGAAAGGCGTCGCTTTACCGTGCTGGACATCCGGCCGGCCGCGAGCCGCAGGCGGGCGATCGCTATGCCGCGCCAGCTCGCTACCTTGCCTCAGATCGATCCAGGCGACGCGGTCCGGACGCGCCGTTTCGTTCTCGATATGGGCATGGGAATGCGCATGATGCGTGGAGGCGGTTTTACCATCAACGGCAAATCGATGGACATGCAGCGTATCGACGAGACAGTGCGGGTCGATACCACCGAAATCTGGCAGGTCGAGAATGCCTCGATGATGGCGCATCCGTTCCACATCCACGATGTGCAGTTCCGTATCCTCGACCGGAACGGCAGGGCCCCTGATGCGACGGAACAGGGGCTAAAGGACACGGTTGTCGTCTATCCGGGCGAAGCCGTGCGGCTCCTTTTGCGGTTCGAGGACTACACCGACCCGGATTTGCCTTACATGTACCACTGCCACATCCTCGAGCACGAAGATGCCGGCATGATGGGGCAATTCACCGTCACAGCCTGA